From Phycodurus eques isolate BA_2022a chromosome 1, UOR_Pequ_1.1, whole genome shotgun sequence, one genomic window encodes:
- the LOC133412690 gene encoding protein downstream neighbor of son homolog, whose product MSEECGYSPGFKRPSEIMRMRRKRTRSEAFSKPSGDAEQSASSSACVRPFSPGPLFSNTRSRSGGVKRRNPFASIENRHSPRKKLFVYNDDDEGAGGRKPQRRTTRDDLAFSQLMDKVENRNDNRKGSSPSEDDSLFEESEEDVKTPLQKSPQGISPLSIAPPVCTEYPADWSLKTRLLFTSSLSLSWSEQPKAQEEALGLSQHCRAQFNTLPHNLQDPKSCTALRCAFQQSLIYWQHPSLSWVPLFPRINAERRFAGKNAPWAQDAELRRGLMSEWSASLSSLYSLLKARLCPYFYVCAYQFTVLFRAVGLGGSSSINALVSPTTRGLREAMQTEGIEFSLPLVEEERTASKSREQQIVCGEERQQKDSSEHGCCSDDPDGDDNDEDRGSSLSWLEEIGVQDKIKKPDSISIQLREEGRAVSVDHKPESVVCVEGPHTFTLVNFLINCKSVVAAAGTQAGLPPTLLAPVAFRGAAMHSLKARCVNVKSQVGSTYQNISSMEITGPVLPSSLHAITTLLRLAQKGNFSAVLYTHAPTAILNTHGTTCASGSADLSAFGLHPASIQQLQQPSSLGKTALAQITMNNYSYTWKK is encoded by the exons ATGTCCGAAGAGTGCGGCTACTCTCCCGGCTTCAAACGACCATCGGAAATTATGCGAATGCGAAGGAAAAGAACCCGCAGCGAAGCGTTCTCGAAGCCGAGCGGCGACGCCGAGCAAAGCGCCTCGTCGTCGGCGTGTGTCCGGCCCTTCTCACCCGGGCCGCTTTTTTCCAACACCCGGAGCCGCTCCGGTGGGGTGAAACGCAGGAACCCGTTCGCCAGCATTGAGAACCGACACAGCCCGAGGAAGAAGCTCTTCGTTTAtaacgacgacgacgaaggAGCGGGCGGCCGAAAGCCACAAAGAAGAACGACGAGGGACGACTTGGCTTTCTCACAATTGATGGACAAAGTAGAAAACCGGAACGACAATCGG AAGGGTTCGTCTCCCTCTGAAGATGACTCTCTCTTTGAGGAAAGCGAGGAAGATGTTAAAACACCACTGCAGAAG AGCCCCCAGGGCATTTCTCCTCTCTCCATAGCGCCCCCCGTCTGCACAGAGTATCCGGCCGACTGGAGCTTGAAGACTCGCCTCCTTTTTACATCCTCGCTGTCGCTGTCTTGGTCTGAACAGCCCAAAGCTCAGGAGGAAGCCCTGGGGCTCAGCCAGCACTGCCGAGCGCAGTTTAATACATTGCCGCACAATCTACAG GATCCGAAGTCATGCACAGCGCTTCGCTGTGCCTTCCAGCAGAGTCTGATCTATTGGCAGCATCCCAGCCTGTCTTGGGTGCCGCTGTTCCCCAGGATCAACGCAGAGCGAAGGTTTGCTGGAAAGAACGCCCCCTGGGCACAAGATGCGGAACTGCGGCGGGGTCTAATGAGTGAATG GTCAGCCAGTCTTTCGTCACTCTACAGTCTACTAAAGGCCAGACTGTGTCCCTACTTCTACGTCTGCGCCTATCAG TTCACAGTGTTGTTCCGGGCGGTTGGTCTCGGAGGCTCAAGCAGCATTAATGCGCTGGTTTCTCCCACCACCAGAGGCCTCCGGGAGGCCATGCAGACAGAAG GTATCGAGTTTAGTCTGCCTCTGGTGGAGGAGGAAAGGACGGCGAGCAAGAGCAGAGAGCAACAAATTGTTTGTGGCGAGGAGCGGCAGCAGAAAGA TAGCTCAGAGCACGGGTGCTGCTCGGATGACCCCGACGGTGATGACAACGATGAGGACAGAGGAAGCAGTCTCTCATGGTTGGAGGAGATAGGAGTCCAGGACAAGATCAAGAAGCCAGACAGTATCAGCATCCAACT TCGTGAGgagggccgagcggtgagcgtggACCACAAGCCGGAGTCTGTGGTGTGCGTGGAGGGGCCGCACACGTTCACGCTCGTCAACTTCCTGATCAACTGCAAGAGTGTGGTGGCGGCGGCCGGTACTCAGGCGGGCCTACCCCCGACATTACTGGCCCCCGTTGCTTTTAGAGGCGCTGCAATGCATTCGCTAAAG GCCcgctgtgtgaatgtgaagagCCAAGTTGGTTCAACCTACCAGAACATCAGCAGTATGGAGATAACAG GACCTGTACTGCCATCCTCGCTACACGCCATAACAACTCTGCTCCGGCTCGCACAGAAAGGAAACTTCTCGGCCGTTCTTTACACGCATGCGCCCACGGCCATTCTGAACACTCATGGAACCACG TGTGCGAGTGGGTCAGCGGACCTGTCTGCATTTGGCCTTCATCCGGCCTCCATCCAGCAGCTGCAGCAACCGTCCAGCCTCGGAAAGACGGCACTCGCACAGATCACTATGAACAATTACAGTTACACCTGGAAGAAGTGA